The following are encoded together in the Corticium candelabrum chromosome 1, ooCorCand1.1, whole genome shotgun sequence genome:
- the LOC134183991 gene encoding uncharacterized protein LOC134183991: MVEVDAASHDEVPGRTRHFVACFLSDVTAGNGFADLSDAFLRKGACTSMLSSVCERRLRKHREQEVCDRYGNSSCKKYDQLLLAHAARLSRLSLDMQMFPTDELDEVQIEWKPVRCAAGGGIYVNRLVAVNTGLIACSDSGDELFMANNSVEEWKTLPVTSHFRIVGLAALDGECFSIMRDRRSSDNKVANFDVKTSTWRTAAAMTFEGVWQLVANESSLYLIGNRQEILNRELQVYEVDINEGGCHHLGSVEIEFLVVSAVAIGDNIYMSGKSSSVRVLSLADFSMKSLPNMSNRNCSILNFGGRLVALGGIDSNDGAASAAVEIFHPRVNKWLALPPMTCRRVGHGVCRTNDYSIAVVGGMDVDITASAETLHV, translated from the exons ATGGTGGAGGTTGACGCTGCAAGCCATGACGAG GTACCGGGTAGGACACGCCATTTCGTTGCTTGCTTCTTATCGGATGTAACAGCTGGAAATGGATTTGCAGATTTGTCTGATGCATTTTTAAGGAAGGGTGCTTGTACATCTATGttgtcatctgtttgtgaAAGGAGGTTAAGAAAGCACAGAGAGCAAGAAGTCTGCGATAGATATGGCAACAGCTCTTGTAAGAAATATGATCAATTGTTGTTAGCTCATGCTGCAAGGCTGTCTCGTCTGTCCCTTGACATGCAAATGTTCCCGACAGATGAATTAGACGAG gtgcAAATAGAGTGGAAACCTGTCAGGTGTGCTGCAGGAGGAGGCATTTATGTAAACCGATTAGTAGCAGTCAACACGGGTCTTATAGCTTGCAGTGATAGTGGAGATGAGTTGTTCATGGCTAATAATTCAGTTGAGGAATGGAAGACGTTGCCAGTGACCAGTCATTTTCGAATAGTAGGGCTTGCTGCACTTGATGGCGAATGTTTCTCTATTATGAGAGATCGACGATCAAGTGATAATAAAGTAGCAAACTTTGATGTGAAAACAAGCACGTGGCGtacagcagcagcaatgaCTTTCGAGGGTGTATGGCAGTTAGTTGCAAACGAGAGCAGTTTATACCTCATTGGAAACAGGCAAGAAATTTTAAACAGGGAATTACAGGTGTAtgaagttgatatcaatgaaggGGGATGTCACCATTTGGGATCAGTAGAAATTGAGTTTTTGGTGGTGTCAGCCGTTGCCATAGGAGACAACATCTACATGTCTGGTAAGTCGAGTAGCGTTAGAGTGTTGAGTCTTGCTGATTTTTCtatgaaatctctaccaaaTATGAGCAATCGCAACTGCAGTATTCTCAATTTTGGAGGCAGGCTGGTAGCATTGGGAGGAATCGATTCGAACGATGGCGCTGCATCGGCTGCTGTTGAAATATTTCATCCCCGAGTGAACAAGTGGCTGGCTTTACCGCCGATGACATGCAGACGCGTCGGCCATGGAGTTTGTAGGACAAACGATTACTCGATTGCTGTTGTGGGAGGCATGGACGTTGATATCACCGCATCAGCAGAAACTCTACATGTCTAA
- the LOC134193809 gene encoding uncharacterized protein LOC134193809: protein MGRRLRYTLPSAPGHLQPETIFRDAVVSRDIQNKTDQASTYNRHRGVRTLPQLLPGDYVLVWNADQKQWRTPGQVKRQMNGRSYQVVLPGGSVIRRNRHQLKFRRHSTLKRQWDSWPADVDTTFQDEERLPENAVAGGEDVDNPRVQARQPQVQVPPTTTRCGREVRPPAWRKDYVS, encoded by the coding sequence ATGGGACGCCGATTGCGCTACACGCTACCGTCTGCTCCAGGCCATCTCCAGCCTGAGACTATATTCAGAGATGCTGTCGTGTCTCGAGacattcaaaacaaaacagatCAAGCATCAACTTACAACCGACATCGAGGCGTTCGTACACTCCCACAGCTACTTCCAGGAGATTATGTTCTTGTATGGAATGCAGACCAGAAACAATGGCGAACTCCAGGACAAGTCAAGAGGCAAATGAATGGAAGGTCATACCAGGTGGTCCTACCAGGAGGATCGGTAATCAGAAGGAATCGTCATCAGTTGAAATTCCGTCGTCATTCTACTCTTAAACGTCAATGGGATAGTTGGCCAGCGGATGTCGATACCACGTTTCAAGATGAAGAAAGATTGCCAGAAAATGCCGTTGCCGGAGGTGAAGATGTCGACAACCCCCGTGTTCAAGCGAGACAACCCCAGGTTCAAGTGCCCCCGACGACTACGAGATGTGGACGAGAAGTACGCCCTCCGGCCTGGCGAAAAGACTATGTTTCGTGA
- the LOC134188500 gene encoding uncharacterized protein K02A2.6-like, giving the protein MDNDAGWTASLMTCGTSVQYKLDTGAQANILPRETYGRLSQRPALKKTQTKLLTYGSSSTLPVDGQCICQVAPEKGGARYLRFFVVPLAAEPLLGLKSCQDLGLIKRLCTTEAPENSDVFKAAENSVARDYIDIFTGIGHVKRYSYTIQVKKDSTTYAATAPRRVPYPLLDKVKAELQRMVESGVIEEVTEPTAWVSPMVPVPKKNGSVRICVDLTRLNHSVQREQFQLPTADQLFASLHGAKYFSTLDAASGFYQIPLSEDCSSLTTFISPFGRYRFKRLPFGITSGPEVFHRAMQHILAGQAGAECYMDGILVWGSTKEEHDTRLRDVLNRCRDEGVKFNLSKCVFLKQQVKFLVMC; this is encoded by the coding sequence ATGGACAATGATGCGGGTTGGACGGCGTCTCTCATGACATGTGGAACATCAGTTCAGTATAAACTAGATACTGGAGCACAGGCAAACATCTTACCTAGAGAGACATACGGAAGACTCAGTCAACGGCCAGCACTGAAGAAGACACAGACTAAATTGTTAACTTACGGATCGTCAAGCACCCTACCAGTTGATGGACAATGCATTTGTCAGGTTGCTCCTGAGAAAGGTGGTGCCAGGTACCTTCGATTTTTTGTAGTACCGTTGGCGGCCGAGCCACTACTGGGATTGAAATCGTGTCAGGATTTAGGTCTGATTAAGCGCCTGTGCACAACCGAAGCGCCTGAAAATTCTGATGTTTTCAAAGCAGCCGAAAACTCAGTGGCACGAGATTACATTGATATCTTTACAGGCATTGGTCATGTGAAGCGCTATTCTTACACCATTCAGGTGAAGAAAGACTCTACAACATATGCAGCGACTGCCCCGCGTAGGGTACCGTATCCTCTTCTTGACAAAGTTAAAGCAGAGCTGCAGCGGATGGTCGAGTCTGGAGTTATTGAAGAAGTCACAGAACCCACAGCATGGGTGAGTCCCATGGTCCCTGTGCCCAAGAAGAATGGCAGCGTCAGAATCTGTGTGGACTTGACACGACTGAATCATTCAGTTCAAAGAGAGCAATTTCAGCTGCCTACAGCAGACCAGCTGTTTGCGTCTCTTCACGGCGCTAAGTATTTCTCTACATTAGATGCGGCATCCGGATTTTACCAAATCCCCTTGTCCGAGGACTGCTCGTCATTGACCACCTTTATTTCTCCCTTCGGTCGTTACCGCTTTAAACGCTTGCCATTCGGCATCACGTCAGGCCCCGAGGTATTCCACCGTGCAATGCAGCACATTTTGGCTGGACAAGCGGGTGCAGAGTGTTATATGGATGGCATCCTCGTCTGGGGTTCAACGAAAGAAGAACACGATACTCGACTGAGGGACGTATTGAATCGATGTAGAGATGAAGGAGTCAAGTTTAATCTCTCGAAATGCgtttttctcaaacagcaaGTCAAGTTCTTGGTCATGTGCTGA